From Streptomyces yatensis, one genomic window encodes:
- the tgmB gene encoding ATP-grasp ribosomal peptide maturase, with the protein MTVLILTCRQDVTADLVVAELREQGVPLVRFDPADLPDQAGLSVEFDRGDFTGYLSTEGRLVSIHGVRSIWVRRPGRPAAHAANPSEWLTAECGQALYGMLYATTARWMNHPAAAEPARHKPFQLRVAQHSGFAVPSTLVTTYPRAARDFAVQCTDIVVKSASGPPTADPPVALPTTRIGPDTDFSDVAAGATLLQRYIPKAADIRLFCVGSELFAARKTAASGQVDGRYGCHGHTWEAVDVPARIARAVHEYMTLTGLAYGAFDFAEDADGLWWFLECNQGGQFGFVELETGQPIAAAVASWLAAPGAAHR; encoded by the coding sequence ATGACGGTACTCATCCTGACCTGTCGCCAGGATGTCACGGCCGACTTGGTGGTGGCAGAGCTGCGCGAACAAGGCGTCCCTCTGGTGCGTTTCGATCCGGCGGACCTTCCGGATCAGGCCGGGCTGTCGGTCGAATTCGATCGCGGCGACTTCACGGGATATCTGTCGACCGAGGGACGCCTCGTCAGCATCCACGGTGTGCGGTCCATCTGGGTGCGCAGGCCGGGGCGGCCCGCGGCCCACGCGGCGAATCCATCGGAGTGGCTGACGGCCGAGTGCGGACAGGCGCTCTACGGGATGCTCTACGCGACAACGGCCCGCTGGATGAACCATCCGGCGGCCGCCGAACCGGCCCGGCACAAACCGTTCCAGTTGCGGGTCGCCCAGCACAGCGGTTTCGCCGTGCCCTCGACTCTGGTCACCACCTATCCACGCGCGGCGCGCGATTTCGCGGTCCAGTGCACGGACATCGTGGTGAAATCCGCGTCCGGTCCACCGACCGCCGATCCGCCGGTCGCACTGCCTACTACCCGTATCGGACCGGACACGGATTTCTCCGATGTCGCGGCCGGGGCGACCCTTCTTCAGCGGTACATTCCCAAAGCGGCCGACATCCGGCTGTTCTGCGTCGGCAGCGAGTTATTCGCCGCGCGCAAGACCGCCGCCTCGGGGCAGGTGGACGGGCGCTATGGATGTCATGGACACACCTGGGAAGCCGTGGATGTGCCCGCCAGAATCGCGCGCGCCGTTCATGAGTACATGACGCTCACCGGTCTCGCCTACGGGGCCTTCGACTTCGCCGAGGACGCCGATGGTCTTTGGTGGTTCCTGGAGTGCAACCAGGGTGGCCAATTCGGCTTTGTCGAGCTGGAGACCGGTCAGCCCATCGCGGCGGCGGTCGCGTCCTGGCTGGCGGCACCCGGCGCCGCCCACCGGTGA